The Cryptococcus neoformans var. neoformans B-3501A chromosome 4, whole genome shotgun sequence genome has a window encoding:
- a CDS encoding hypothetical protein (Similar to gi|46128065|ref|XP_388586.1| hypothetical protein FG08410.1 [Gibberella zeae PH-1], FASTA scores: opt: 1176, E(): 2.2e-64, (36.243% identity (70.398% similar) in 527 aa overlap (21-542:10-521)); HMMPfam hit to Sugar_tr, Sugar (and other) transporter, score: 340.6, E(): 2.2e-99), with protein MSATHIENRDDNFLENKHFDHTERLENIKGWQEPPSPSGFGGHLIDENLVRVEGEDKVTWYLCFLISASAIAGFLFGYDTGVVGVALPLVGTDLGGSALNSSQQEIITAGTTIGAIFGSAILGGWGDRLGRKRAILISDVFFTIGAVIIASSYSVPQIIVGRIVLGIGVGGAAVIAPLFITETAPTAVRGRCIGINAFFIPFGQVVSDAIGAGVQNMHNGWRLLFALGAVPSLLQLLLFHYLPESPRILILKGDTEGARTVFQRIYPTATSEMIEYKFRVAQEYVAATTALQSGTTFWERAKKVWRTGSYRRSIIAVSVLQAAGQLCGFNTLLYYAGTLFSLLGLSNPALGGLIPAGTNAVFLLIGMTTVDKIGRRGLLLIGVPIMLLGHVWNIVAFYYLCKPTGGFLDTSYTYDTTNVGIVIGGIVFFVAGFGLTYSHLVWYQAEYLALEVRSMGSGIATTICWIANLVVSVSYLSELETMTPSGTYGFYFGISVVAFVFVVFCFPETKQLSIDETSLLFENDWGVKRSAQMRKERRETRKRFQDAEVAEAATAHLEARQQKSTSVSPAELSKFMAGLKSGKRKPSVSV; from the exons ATGAGCGCAACTCACATCGAAAACCGTGATGATAACTTTCTAGAAAATAAGCATTTTGATCACACTGAGAGACTCGAAAATATCAAAGGCTGGCAAGAACCGCCTAGTCCCTCTGGCTTTGGTGGTCATTTGATT GATGAAAATCTTGTGCGAgtagaaggtgaagatAAAGTAACATGGTATCTTTGCTTTTTAATTTCTGCT TCGGCCATCGCTGGTTTCCTATTCGGCTATGACACTGGCGTAGTTGGTGTTGCATTGCCTTTGGTGGGAACCGACCTGGGTGGTAGCGCACTCAACTCTTCACAGCAAGAGATTATCACAGCAGGTACCACCATTGGGGCTATCTTTGGTTCTGCTATTCTTGGTGGATGGGGTGATCGCCTTGGACGAAAGAGGGCAATCTTGATCTCTGACGTCTT CTTTACCATCGGTGCCGTGATCATTGCATCCAGTTACTCTGTCCCGCAAATCATTGTCGGTCGAATTGTCCTCGGTATTGGAGTCGGTGGCGCAGCTGTGATTGctcctcttttcatcaCTGAGACAGCGCCGACCGCTGTCCGTGGTCGATGCATTGGTATTAA TGCCTTCTTTATTCCCTTTGGTCAGGTTGTTTCCGACGCCATCGGGGCTGGTGTACAGAACATGCACAATGGGTGGCGACTACTTT TCGCTCTTGGTGCTgtcccttcccttcttcaactgcttcttttccattACCTTCCCGAGTCACCACGTATCCTTATTCTCAAGGGGGATACCGAAGGCGCTCGGACTGTCTTCCAGCGCATTTACCCCACCGCCACTAGTGAGATGATTGAATACAAGTTCCGCGTTGCTCAAGAATACGTCGCCGCCACAACCGCCCTTCAGTCTGGGACCACTTTCTGGGAAAGAGCGAAGAAAGTATGGAGAACTGGATCGTATCGAAGATCTATCATTGCTGTCAGTGTTCTTCAGGCTGCCGGTCAGCTCTGTGGTTTCAACACCCTCCTTTATTATGCCGGTACTCTTTTCAGTCTCCTTGGACTGTCAAATCCAGCCTTAGGTGGTCTTATCCCTGCCGGCACCAACGCCGTCTTTTTGTTGATTGGAATGACTACCGTTGACAAAATCGGAAGACGagggttgttgttgattgGCGTGCCAATCATG CTCCTTGGTCATGTGTGGAACATCGTTGCTTTCTATT ACTTGTGCAAGCCGACTGGAGGATTCCTCGATACGTCTTACACCTACGATACGACAAACGTCGGTATTGTCATTGGTGGtatcgtcttcttcgtcgccgGTTTCGGTCTTACCTACAGTCATCTCGTCTGGTACCAGGCTGAGTATTTGGCCCTCGAAGTACGATCCATGGGGTCTGGTAtcgccaccaccatctGTTGGATTGCGAATCTTGTTGTCTCTGTTTCCTACCTTTCAGAACTCGAAACGATGACCCCTTCTGGTACCTACGGCTTCTATTTCGGTATCAGTGTAGTCGCCTTCGTGTTCGTGGTGTTCTGCTTCCCAGAAACCA AACAACTGTCAATCGACGAGACATCTCTTTTATTCGAGAACGATTGGGGAGTCAAGAGATCTGCTCAGATGCGCAAAGAGCGACGGGAGACTCGGAAACGATTCCAGGATGCCGAAGTCGCCGAAGCTGCCACGGCTCACCTCGAAGCTCGCCAACAAAAGTCGACTTCGGTCAGTCCTGCCGAGCTCTCCAAGTTTATGGCTGGTTTGAAGAGTGGCAAGAGAAAGCCTTCAGTCTCGGTTTAA
- a CDS encoding hypothetical protein (Similar to gi|21748416|emb|CAD27790.1| drug resistance protein 1 [Candida dubliniensis], FASTA scores: opt: 4906, E(): 0, (50.033% identity (77.010% similar) in 1505 aa overlap (22-1493:12-1495)); HMMPfam hit to ABC_tran, ABC transporter, score: 171.4, E(): 1.9e-48; HMMPfam hit to PDR_CDR, CDR ABC transporter, score: 272.7, E(): 6e-79), protein MAFSGVGQGIGTYDRTEQTSGASLGRVTSRAHFTDVHPNDDLPAQTGEHCARDVGHLARQLTRQSVAAADDSAAIFSYQEGSDLDPFSEKFNAKKWTKLMFEASQSSGPGRKAGLSFRNLDVHGFGSDADYQKTVGNLPLVGIGALRDLIGNRKRKVQILNSMDGVLEAGEMLVVLGPPGSGCTTMLKTIAGEMNGIYLDESSSLNYRGITPKQIYGQFRGEAIYTAEVDVHFPNLTVGQTLSFAAEARAPRKPPGGISKKEYAKHMRDVVMSVFGISHTLNTIVGNDFIRGVSGGERKRVTIAEASLAGAPLQCWDNSTRGLDSANAIEFCKNLRLNSDYIGISSAVAIYQAPQAAYDCFDKVSVLYEGEQIFFGKATEAKQFFVDMGFHCPSQQTVPDFLTSLTSASERTPREGFEGKIPTTPQEFATRWKQSDKYQELLAQIAEFENKYPVHGEKYQEFLQSRRAQQSKRLRPKSPYTLSYGGQVELCLRRGFDRLRADPSLTLTQLFGNFIMALIIGSVFYNLPATTSSFYSRGALLFFAILMSAFGSALEILILYAQRGIVEKHSRYAFYHPSAEAVASALTDIPYKVVNCIIFSLTLYFMTNLRREPGPFFFFMLISFTLTMVMSMLFRSIASLSRSLTQALAPAALLILALVMYTGFAVNVANMRGWARWMNWLDPIAYGFESLMINEFHGREYECAAFIPMGPGYEGATGQQLVCSTAGAVAGSSVVNGDDYINLSYEYYHAHKWRNFGILIGFFLFFSAIYISATEFITAKKSKGEILVFPRGKIPRALLAQSTHSHGSSDDVEGGKFAGGSKMKKEITGADRADAGIIQRQTAIFSWKDVVYDIKIKKEPRRILDHVDGWVKPGTLTALMGVSGAGKTTLLDVLATRVTMGVVTGEMLVDGRQRDISFQRKTGYVQQQDLHLETSTVREALRFSAVLRQSNTISIKEKYEYVEEVLKLLEMESYADAVVGVPGTGLNVEQRKRLTIGVELVAKPALLLFLDEPTSGLDSQTSWNILLLLRKLTEHGQAILCTIHQPSAMLFEQFDRLLFLARGGKTVYFGEVGKGSHILIDYFEQNGAPKCPEGENPAEWMLAAIGAAPGSHSDVDWHQAWINSPERVEVRRELVRIKETQGGKGEAALQNKDQEKSKSEVKAEYAEFASPLWKQFIVVLTRVWQQHWRTPSYIWSKAALCALSALFIGFSFFKAGTSQQGLQNQLFSVFMMFTIFGQLTQQIMPNFTTQRSLYEVRERPSKAYSWKIFILSNIVAEIPWAILMGAVIYFTWYYPIGYYRNAIPTDAVHLRGALMFLYIEMFLIFNATFAIMIVAGIATAETAGNIANLLFSMCLIFCGVLAPPSSLPGFWMFMYRVSPFTYLVEGMLSTAVADTNVVCSDIELLTMNPPSGQSCGDYMSTYISNYGGYLVNENATTACEFCSMSSTNTFLAQFSIYYSNKWRDFGLLWAYVVFNIIAAVGIYWLARVVRTFRLFTQPSLLITSLISPRTLAKNKHLNRRTYRRSWFLHSLLRRNLSRCLEAPSLPRRKIGRQENRRL, encoded by the exons ATGGCATTTTCAGGCGTTGGTCAAGGTATAGGTACCTACGACCGTACCGAACAAACATCCGGCGCTTCACTAGGCCGCGTCACATCCAGAGCCCATTTCACAGATGTACACCCTAACGACGACCTTCCAGCTCAAACTGGAGAACATTGTGCTCGCGACGTTGGCCATCTTGCTCGGCAACTCACTCGACAATCTGTAGCGGCTGCCGATGACTCGGCCGCTATATTTTCGTACCAAGAAGGCTCGGATCTTGACCCTTTTTCCGAAAAGTTCAATGCTAAGAAATGGACAAAATTGATGTTTGAGGCCTCTCAGAGTTCTGGTCCGGGGAGAAAAGCCGGCTTGTCATTCAGGAATCTTGATGTTCATGGTTTTGGATCCGATGCTG ACTACCAAAAGACCGTCGGTAACCTCCCACTCGTCGGTATCGGCGCTCTCAGAGATTTGATCGGTAACCGCAAACGCAAGGTCCAAATCCTAAACAGTATGGATGGTGTACTAGAAGCGGGTGAAATGCTCGTCGTCCTTGGTCCTCCCGGAAGTGGTTGTACGACAATGCTCAAGACTATTGCTGGAGAGATGAACGGTATCTACTTGGATGAGTCTTCCTCACTTAACTATAGAG GTATCACTCCGAAGCAAATTTACGGTCAATTCCGAGGCGAAGCTATCTACACTGCTGAGGTCGACGTTCATTTCCCCAATCTTACTGTCGGTCAAACATTATCTTTCGCTGCTGAAGCTCGAGCCCCTCGAAAGCCTCCTGGAGGCAtctcgaagaaggaataCGCCAAGCACATGCGAGATGTCGTCATGTCTGTCTTTGGCATTTCCCACACTCTGAACACTATCGTCGGCAACGACTTCATTCGTGGCGTCAGTG GTGGCGAGCGAAAACGAGTAACTATTGCCGAGGCCTCCCTTGCCGGCGCTCCCCTCCAATGTTGGGACAACTCCACCCGTGGTCTTGACTCTGCCAACGCCATCGAATTCTGCAAAAACCTCCGTCTGAACTCCGATTACATCGGCATCTCCTCAGCCGTCGCTATCTACCAAGCTCCCCAAGCCGCTTACGACTGTTTCGACAAGGTCTCCGTCCTTTATGAAGGCGAGCAGATTTTTTTCGGCAAGGCCACCGAAGCGAAGCAGTTCTTTGTCGATATGGGATTTCACTGCCCTTCTCAGCAGACCGTCCCCGACTTTCTCACATCACTCACCAGTGCAAGCGAACGTACACCACGAGAAGGGTTCGAAGGCAAGATACCCACCACCCCGCAAGAGTTTGCCACGCGATGGAAACAGAGCGACAAATATCAGGAGCTTTTGGCACAGATTGCCGAGTTTGAGAACAAGTACCCCGTTCATGGCGAGAAGTATCAAGAGTTTTTGCAATCAAGACGGGCTCAGCAGTCCAAGCGTCTCCGACCCAAATCTCCTTACACCCTTTCGTACGGCGGCCAAGTCGAGCTTTGCCTTCGAAGAGGTTTCGACCGTCTTCGTGCGGATCCCAGTCTGACTCTTACTCAACTGTTTGGTAATTTTATCATGGCTCTTATTATCGGTTCAGTCTTCTATAACCTTC CTGCGACTACGAGCAGTTTCTACTCACGAGGTGCTTTGCTATTTTTTGCTATTTTGATGAGCGCTTTCGGATCTGCTTTGGAA ATCCTTATCCTCTACGCCCAACGAGGCATCGTCGAGAAGCACTCCCGTTACGCCTTCTACCACCCTTCCGCCGAAGCCGTCGCCTCTGCTCTTACCGATATTCCTTACAAGGTCGTCAACTGTATCATCTTCAGCTTGACCTTGTACTTCATGACCAATCTCCGACGTGAACCTG GgccgttcttcttcttcatgctcATCAGTTTCACTCTTACGATGGTCATGTCCATGCTCTTCCGATCGATCGCCTCCCTCAGTCGATCTCTCACCCAAGCTCTTGCCCCTGCTgctctcctcatccttgccCTCGTCATGTACACTGGTTTTGCCGTTAACGTGGCCAACATGCGCGGCTGGGCTCGATGGATGAACTGGCTCGACCCTATTGCTTACGGCTTCGAATCTCTCATGATCAATGAGTTCCATGGCAGGGAGTATGAATGCGCGGCGTTTATCCCGATGGGTCCCGGATACGAGGGTGCAACTGGTCAACAGCTCGTTTGTTCCACGGCGGGTGCTGTTGCGGGTTCTTCTGTGGTTAATGGTGATGACTACATCAACTTATCATACGAATATTACCACGCGCACAAGTGGAGGAACTTTGGTATCTTGATCGggtttttcctttttttttccgcCATTTACATATCTGCTACTG AATTTATTACCGCCAAGAAATCGAAAGGTGAAatcctcgtcttccctCGAGGCAAGATCCCGCGCGCCCTCCTTGCTCAATCCACTCACTCCCACGGCTCATCCGACGACGTCGAAGGCGGCAAGTTTGCCGGTGGTTCtaaaatgaagaaagaaatcACCGGTGCTGACCGAGCTGACGCTGGGATCATCCAGAGGCAGACTGCTATCTTCTCTTGGAAAGATGTGGTTTATGAtatcaagatcaagaaggagcCAAGAAGGATTTTGGACCacgtggatggatgggTCAAGCCCGGTACTTTAACTGCTCTTATG GGTGTTTCTGGTGCGGGCAAGACTACTCTTCTCGATGTGTTGGCCACCCGGGTTACTATGGGTGTAGTTACCGGTGAAATGCTCGTCGACGGCCGACAAAGAGACATCTCGTTCCAGCGAAAGACCGGCTACGTTCAACAGCaagatcttcatcttgaAACTAGCACTGTCCGAGAAGCCCTCCGGTTCAGCGCTGTTCTTCGACAGTCGAACACTATCAGCATCAAGGAGAAATATGAGTatgtggaagaagtatTGAAGcttttggagatggaaagttACGCCGACGCGGTCGTTGGTGTGCCCGGTACTG GTCTCAATGTCGAACAGCGAAAGCGGCTCACCATTGGTGTTGAGCTTGTCGCCAAGcctgcccttcttctcttcctcgacGAACCCACCTCCGGTCTCGATTCCCAAACCTCCTGgaacatccttcttctccttcgaAAGCTCACTGAACACGGTCAAGCTATTCTCTGTACCATCCACCAACCCTCCGCAATGCTTTTCGAACAGTTCGAccgtctcctcttcctcgctaGAGGTGGTAAGACGGTCTACTTTGGCGAGGTTGGCAAGGGATCTCATATCCTCATTGATTACTTTGAGCAGAACGGTGCTCCCAAGTGCCCAGAGGGCGAAAACCCGGCAGAATGGATGTTGGCTGCTATTGGTGCTGCGCCCGGCTCTCATTCTGATGTCGATTGGCACCAGGCATGGATTAACAGCCCTGAACGAGTCGAAGTCCGCCGTGAGCTTGTAAGGATCAAGGAGACTCAAGGCGGTAAGGGTGAAGCGGCTCTGCAGAACAAGGATCAGGAAAAGAGCAAGTCGGAAGTCAAGGCGGAATATGCAGAATTTGCGTCACCCTTGTGGAAACAGTTTATTGTTGTGTTGACGAGGGTTTGGCAACAACACTGGAGGACGCCTAGTTATATTTGGTCCAAGGCTGCTTTGTGTGCTTTGTCT GCCCTTTTCATTGGATTCAGTTTCTTCAAGGCCGGTACTTCCCAGCAAGGCTTGCAGAACCAGTTGTTCTCCGTTTTCATG ATGTTCACAATCTTCGGTCAACTCACCCAACAAATCATGCCCAACTTTACCACTCAGCGAAGCTTGTATGAGGTCCGAGAAAGACCTTCAAAGGCGTACTCTTGGAAGATCTTTATTTTGAGTAACATCGTCGCGGAAATTCCTTGGGCTA TTCTCATGGGCGCCGTCATCTACTTTACCTGGTATTATCCCATTGGTTACTACCGCAACGCCATCCCTACCGACGCTGTCCATCTTCGAGGTGCGCTCATGTTTTTGTACATTGAGATGTTCTTGATCTTCAACGCTACTTTTGCGATCATGATTGTGGCGGGTATCGCGACGGCTGAAACTGCTGGTAACATTGCGAACCTTTTGTTTTCCATGTGTCTCATCTTCTGCGG TGTTTTGgcccctccttcctccctccccgGTTTCTGGATGTTTATGTATCGTGTCTCACCATTCACCTACCTTGTTGAAGGGATGCTCAGTACTGCTGTCGCCGACACCAATGTCGTCTGTTCCGACATCGAGCTTCTCACAATGAACCCTCCTTCCGGCCAGTCTTGTGGCGACTACATGTCAACTTATATCAGTAATTACGGGGGATATTTGGTGAATGAGAATGCAACGACGGCGTGCGAGTTCTGTTCTATGAGCAGTACTAACACTTTCTTGGCACAATTCAGCATTTACTACAGCAACAA GTGGAGAGATTTTGGTCTGTTGTGGGCATACGTCGTGTTCAACATCATTGCGGCTGTAGGTATCTATTGGCTTGCTCGTGTAGTGCGTACTTTTCGGCTCTTTACTCAACCCTCATTGCTGATAACCAGTTTAATTAGCCCAAGAACACTGGCAAAGAACAAGCATCTGAACCGGAGGACGTACAGGAGAAGCTGGTTCCTGCACAGTCTACTGAGAAGAAACCTGAGTCGGTGTCTCGAGGCTCCCAGTCTACCGCGGCGTAAAATTGGAAGACAAGAAAATAGGAGGTTATGA